In Dermacentor variabilis isolate Ectoservices chromosome 7, ASM5094787v1, whole genome shotgun sequence, a genomic segment contains:
- the e(r) gene encoding enhancer of rudimentary: MSHTILLVQPGKPETRTYSDYESVNECMEGVCHIYEEHLKRQNPNTPSITYDISQLFDFVDQLVDLSCLVYQKSTNTYAPYNKAWIKEKIYILLRRQASKSQS, encoded by the exons TCCCACACAATCCTGCTAGTCCAGCCCGGGAAGCCGGAGACCCGCACGTACTCGGACTATGAGTCGGTGAACGAGTGCATGGAGGGCGTGTGTCACATCTACGAGGAGCACCTGAAGCGGCAGAACCCCAACACACCCTCCATCACCTACGACATCAGCCAGCTGTTTGACTTTGTGGACCAACTGGTGGACCTGAGTTGCCTTGT GTACCAGAAGTCAACCAACACATACGCACCATACAACAAAGCGTGGATCAAAGAGAAGATCTACATTCTGTTGCGGCGGCAAGCATCGAAGAGCCAGTCCTGA